The following proteins are encoded in a genomic region of Coriobacteriia bacterium:
- a CDS encoding UBP-type zinc finger domain-containing protein: MATCQHLRTVPVPEPEARTQGCEECLAIGQEWVHLRKCLDCGHVGCCDQSIGKHATKHAQTEGHPCIRSFEPGEEWRYCYADDTFA, encoded by the coding sequence ATGGCTACCTGCCAGCATCTACGCACGGTCCCCGTCCCCGAGCCCGAAGCCCGCACCCAGGGCTGCGAGGAGTGCTTGGCCATTGGCCAGGAGTGGGTGCACCTGCGCAAGTGTCTCGACTGCGGACACGTCGGTTGTTGCGATCAATCGATCGGCAAGCACGCGACCAAGCATGCTCAGACCGAAGGACACCCGTGCATTCGTTCGTTCGAGCCGGGCGAGGAATGGCGTTACTGCTACGCGGACGATACGTTCGCCTAG